The proteins below come from a single uncultured Carboxylicivirga sp. genomic window:
- a CDS encoding restriction endonuclease subunit S encodes MRTELLGKLITQVRGITYKKEQSLLAPQKGYIPILRAGNITDDQELTFNDLVYVPDSLVKPNQFLRKGDILISTSSGSIKIVGKSAKVNSDLEFSFGAFCKVLRFNENIDKDYAALFFRTENYRETISNLARGGNINNLTNAHIDNLRIPFPSIDKQKAYAQILNEAEDVIRKRKQSITILNELVKSVFLEMFGDPFLNTKNWEQVKMSSFIKGIKSGWSANGENRQIQKDELGVLKVSSVTSGYFKPEQHKAVDKSIIKKQLVHPQKGDLLFSRANTKELVAATCVVDKNYEELFLPDKLWRIDLNKEKVQTFYFKYVLTNRGYRTNLAKKATGTSGSMLNISQVKFKQHLFPLAPIELQKSFESIVEKALAEKQKLEKSLTDSKQLFNSLLQKAFREELELVDENVELQTSIRTINWYESQLSLLKATQAIAKQQRQIEKVLSEPLKNIQAVQETIQKMNLPALEAIKSFQKTLNSLKIPALDAIKTLEQFQIVKDSSTQLGIAEDFMIPAFEEYQEEKRLKEIEEELSRENDPILKYISETQAGKITFANYNVNMPRFIHEEFKGQEFTFEEIINRLGDNYGLVNISEENVKIELFRSFKVFVRTEFNESAFTFNGLAEKLKEKLFNPSFELLHEFIIQELQSEKEIKQAYFPGVMNTEYPEHYKQLKYSESPFRLYLIHTNGNSKN; translated from the coding sequence ATGAGAACTGAACTCTTAGGAAAACTCATAACTCAAGTTAGGGGTATTACTTATAAAAAGGAACAATCTCTATTGGCTCCTCAAAAAGGCTATATCCCCATTTTAAGGGCAGGAAACATTACTGATGACCAAGAACTAACATTTAATGATTTAGTGTATGTGCCTGATAGTCTAGTTAAACCAAACCAATTTTTAAGAAAAGGTGACATCTTAATTTCAACTTCTAGCGGAAGTATTAAAATAGTTGGTAAAAGTGCCAAAGTCAATTCTGATTTAGAATTTAGCTTTGGAGCATTTTGCAAAGTCTTGAGATTTAATGAGAACATTGATAAAGATTATGCCGCTTTGTTTTTTAGAACAGAGAATTACAGAGAAACAATATCAAACCTTGCTCGAGGAGGAAATATTAATAATTTAACGAATGCCCATATTGATAACCTTAGAATTCCTTTCCCATCGATAGACAAACAAAAGGCTTATGCGCAAATATTAAATGAAGCAGAAGATGTCATCCGGAAACGAAAACAAAGCATAACAATTTTAAATGAATTGGTTAAATCTGTATTTCTTGAAATGTTTGGTGACCCTTTTTTAAATACCAAAAACTGGGAACAGGTTAAAATGTCAAGTTTTATTAAAGGGATAAAATCAGGATGGAGTGCTAACGGTGAAAACAGACAGATACAGAAAGATGAATTAGGTGTATTAAAAGTAAGTTCTGTTACGTCTGGGTATTTTAAACCTGAACAACATAAAGCTGTTGACAAGTCAATTATAAAAAAACAGTTGGTTCACCCTCAAAAAGGAGATTTATTATTTTCAAGAGCAAATACAAAGGAACTAGTTGCTGCCACTTGTGTTGTTGATAAGAATTATGAAGAATTGTTTTTACCTGATAAGCTTTGGAGAATTGACCTAAATAAAGAAAAAGTACAAACTTTCTATTTCAAATATGTCCTAACCAATAGAGGTTATCGAACGAATTTAGCAAAGAAAGCTACTGGGACAAGTGGTTCTATGCTGAATATATCTCAGGTAAAGTTCAAGCAACATCTATTTCCATTAGCACCAATTGAACTGCAAAAAAGTTTTGAGTCAATTGTTGAAAAAGCTTTGGCTGAAAAACAAAAACTTGAAAAATCCTTAACTGATTCTAAACAACTTTTCAATTCACTTCTTCAAAAGGCATTTCGTGAAGAACTTGAGTTAGTTGATGAAAATGTAGAGTTACAAACCAGTATAAGAACCATTAACTGGTATGAATCACAATTAAGTTTATTAAAAGCGACACAAGCAATTGCAAAACAGCAACGACAAATTGAAAAAGTATTATCTGAACCTTTAAAAAATATTCAAGCTGTACAGGAGACAATACAAAAAATGAATCTTCCTGCATTGGAAGCAATCAAGTCATTTCAAAAAACGCTTAATAGTTTAAAGATTCCTGCATTAGATGCTATAAAAACTTTGGAGCAGTTTCAGATTGTAAAAGACAGTTCAACTCAACTTGGAATTGCTGAGGATTTTATGATACCTGCATTTGAGGAATATCAAGAAGAAAAACGATTAAAGGAAATAGAAGAAGAACTTTCCCGTGAAAACGACCCAATCCTAAAATACATCAGTGAGACACAGGCAGGCAAAATAACATTTGCCAATTACAATGTAAATATGCCTCGGTTTATTCATGAAGAGTTTAAGGGGCAGGAATTTACATTTGAAGAAATAATTAATCGTTTAGGTGATAATTATGGTTTAGTAAATATTAGTGAAGAAAATGTAAAAATAGAGTTATTCAGGTCTTTTAAAGTATTTGTCAGAACAGAATTTAATGAATCGGCATTTACATTCAATGGGTTAGCAGAGAAGCTAAAAGAGAAACTTTTCAATCCTTCTTTTGAATTGTTGCATGAGTTTATTATTCAAGAATTACAATCTGAAAAGGAAATCAAACAGGCATACTTTCCTGGAGTTATGAATACTGAATACCCTGAACATTACAAACAATTAAAATATTCGGAGTCCCCATTCAGGCTTTATTTAATACACACTAATGGAAATAGTAAGAATTAA
- a CDS encoding class I SAM-dependent DNA methyltransferase, whose protein sequence is MLSSDLKSKINKLWDKFWSRGITNPITAIEQISYLLFMRRLDEMDTSKIVKSEFTEEKYESIFAGKFQLNPKEEETKENTIEKKKLRWSQFKELEPEAMLSLVNKFVFPFIKTLKSEDQPYTRSMQNAVFLLTSPLLLDEAVKAIDEIYEEIKKQQDKGQEFQDTQGDVYEYLLNELGQAGKNGQFRTPRHIIQLMAEIIDPDVTDKICDPACGTGGFLLGAYQHILTKYTSDKHLTTDENGFKRGTLGDKITKDKVWKKLKENTFFGFDIDQTMVRIGLMNLMLHDISKPNIENIDTLSKKYDAHESDEQYSVIMANPPFTGKISKTEMSDKFRISGTSTELLFLDRIIRMLRSGGKAAVIIPEGVLFGGSKAQKDIRKSLLMDCQLESVISIPSGVFKPYTGVKTAILVFTKVELNSKKYHTDKVWFYELLSDGYSLDDNRRKLKENPLPKAVESWKERIGDNEEERKNQHFYVPVSEIEENDFNLSNNPYKDFNYQEEEYQPPKDLLKKLISLEKEILSGMEELNGMIK, encoded by the coding sequence ATGCTATCATCAGATTTAAAATCAAAAATAAATAAGCTTTGGGATAAGTTTTGGTCGAGAGGGATTACAAACCCAATTACGGCAATTGAACAAATATCCTACCTTCTTTTCATGCGAAGGTTAGATGAAATGGATACAAGTAAGATAGTTAAATCGGAATTTACCGAGGAAAAATACGAGTCCATTTTTGCAGGAAAATTCCAGTTAAATCCAAAAGAGGAAGAAACAAAAGAAAATACTATAGAAAAGAAAAAGCTAAGATGGAGCCAGTTTAAAGAGTTGGAACCTGAAGCTATGCTAAGTTTGGTAAACAAATTTGTTTTTCCATTTATCAAAACATTAAAAAGTGAAGACCAGCCCTACACTCGCTCAATGCAAAATGCTGTATTCTTATTAACTAGTCCACTTTTGCTTGATGAAGCAGTGAAAGCAATTGATGAAATTTACGAAGAGATAAAAAAACAGCAAGATAAAGGACAAGAGTTTCAGGACACACAAGGCGATGTTTATGAATATCTTCTTAATGAGTTAGGGCAAGCTGGTAAAAACGGACAATTTAGAACACCACGACATATTATTCAATTGATGGCTGAAATAATAGACCCCGATGTTACTGACAAAATTTGCGACCCAGCATGTGGTACAGGTGGTTTTTTATTGGGAGCGTATCAACATATTCTTACGAAGTATACTAGTGACAAACATTTAACCACAGACGAAAATGGTTTTAAACGTGGGACTTTAGGTGATAAAATAACTAAAGACAAAGTTTGGAAAAAACTAAAAGAAAATACCTTCTTTGGTTTTGATATTGACCAAACTATGGTTCGGATTGGTTTAATGAACCTTATGTTACACGATATTTCTAAACCAAATATTGAAAACATAGATACACTTTCGAAAAAATATGATGCTCACGAAAGCGATGAGCAATATTCTGTAATTATGGCAAATCCACCATTTACAGGAAAGATTTCGAAAACAGAAATGAGCGATAAATTCCGAATCTCGGGAACATCTACCGAATTACTTTTCCTTGACCGAATAATTCGAATGTTAAGGTCAGGAGGTAAAGCAGCTGTAATTATTCCTGAAGGTGTTTTATTTGGAGGAAGCAAAGCTCAAAAAGACATTCGAAAGTCTTTACTTATGGACTGTCAGCTGGAGTCTGTAATTTCCATTCCATCAGGAGTATTTAAGCCATACACGGGAGTTAAAACAGCAATCTTAGTGTTCACAAAAGTGGAACTCAATTCAAAAAAATATCATACTGACAAAGTTTGGTTTTATGAATTGTTGAGTGATGGTTATTCCTTAGATGATAATCGAAGAAAACTAAAAGAAAATCCTTTGCCAAAAGCTGTAGAAAGCTGGAAAGAAAGAATTGGCGATAATGAAGAAGAACGTAAAAATCAACATTTTTATGTACCAGTAAGTGAGATAGAAGAGAATGATTTTAATTTAAGCAATAATCCATATAAAGATTTCAATTATCAGGAAGAGGAATACCAACCACCAAAAGATTTACTGAAAAAACTTATAAGCTTAGAAAAAGAGATTCTCTCAGGTATGGAAGAACTAAATGGAATGATTAAATGA